In a genomic window of Sarcophilus harrisii chromosome 4, mSarHar1.11, whole genome shotgun sequence:
- the LOC100934356 gene encoding LOW QUALITY PROTEIN: intelectin-2-like (The sequence of the model RefSeq protein was modified relative to this genomic sequence to represent the inferred CDS: substituted 1 base at 1 genomic stop codon), which yields MMWQCTLLFLMLLTKEGRAGSPSDPKKTCVLPLNPPRSCMEIKENVXRQSVNGLYFLQTEDGHIYQTFCDMSSGGGGWTLVASVHENFLAGKCTEGDRWSSQQGNRQDYPEGDGNWANYATFGSAEAATSDDYKNPGYYDIQAKDLAIWHVPNQSPLQQWKSSSLLRYRTYSSFLRFMGGNLFGLYKMYPVKYGAGKCWTDNGPAIPVVYDFGDAKTTAQYYSPLGQNELAGGFVQFRVYNNERAANALCAGIRVTGCNTEHHCIGGGGFFPEGSPRQCGDFSALLEWLWNYNAYRTVGDPEAAVLLFYR from the exons ATGATGTGGCAGTGTACATTGCTATTCCTGATGCTACTGACCAAAGAGGGCAGAGCTG GTTCTCCCTCTGATCCAAAAAAGACCTGTGTTCTTCCTTTGAATCCACCTCGAAGCTGCATGGAAATCAAAGAGAATGTCTAGAGGCAGTCGGTGA ATGGCTTGTACTTCCTCCAGACTGAGGATGGGCACATTTACCAGACTTTTTGTGACATGAGTTCTGGAGGAGGTGGCTGGACCCTGGTGGCCAGTGTGCATGAGAACTTCTTGGCAGGGAAGTGCACTGAGGGGGATCGCTGGTCCAGCCAGCAGGGGAACAGACAAGACTATCCTGAGGGTGATGGGAACTGGGCCAATTATGCCACCTTTGGATCTGCAGAAGCTGCTACCAGTGATGACTACAAG AACCCAGGTTACTATGACATTCAGGCCAAGGACCTCGCCATCTGGCATGTTCCTAACCAGTCTCCACTGCAGCAATGGAAGAGTAGCTCCCTGCTGAGGTATCGCACCTACAGCAGTTTCCTCAGGTTCATGGGAGGGAACCTGTTTGGTCTCTACAAG ATGTATCCAGTGAAATATGGGGCTGGCAAATGTTGGACTGACAATGGCCCTGCTATACCTGTCGTCTATGACTTTGGTGATGCAAAAACAACTGCCCAGTATTACTCTCCACTTGGCCAGA ATGAATTGGCTGGAGGCTTTGTCCAGTTCCGGGTATATAATAATGAAAGAGCAGCCAACGCCCTGTGTGCTGGAATTCGAGTCACTGGATGTAACACTGAACAT CACTGCATTGGTGGAGGAGGATTCTTCCCAGAAGGATCTCCCAGGCAATGTGGGGATTTCTCTGCCTTATTGGAATGGTTATGGAACTATAATGCTTATAGAACAGTCGGGGATCCAGAGGCTGCTGTGCTCCTCTTCTACAGATGA